The Pseudoalteromonas ruthenica genome has a window encoding:
- a CDS encoding glycosyltransferase gives MTQVLVIGYVWPEPNSSAAGSHMMSLLKLFRSQGWQVEFASPAQRSEHMQDLTEYGITCRDIALNCSSFDAYISELQPDIVMFDRFMMEEQFGWRVDKFAPEALKLLDTEDLQCLRGARHEAHKAGREFSHNDLHGDLAKREIAAILRCDLSLIISSYEMQLLEQVFKVDSALVHHLPFMVDTAALHSHWPSFEQRQHFMTIGNFRHAPNWDAVLYLQQIWPLIRKQLPKAELHIYGSYPPPKATALHNPKTGFIIKGWAEDAHQAMGSARVCLAPLRFGAGIKGKLLEAMITRTPSVTTAIGAEGMHGDLPWNGAICNDAQLFADAAVKLYQQPSEFTAAQRHGDELLQRFYNGEALGKQLITALEGIRADLAGHRRNNFTGQMLKHHTMRSTQYMAQWIEAKNSFKP, from the coding sequence ATGACCCAAGTGTTAGTGATTGGCTACGTGTGGCCAGAGCCGAATTCATCGGCGGCGGGCAGCCACATGATGTCGTTATTAAAGTTGTTTCGCAGTCAAGGGTGGCAGGTCGAGTTTGCCTCTCCTGCACAGCGCTCCGAACACATGCAAGATTTGACCGAATATGGTATCACCTGTCGCGATATCGCCCTTAATTGCAGTAGCTTTGATGCCTATATCAGCGAGTTGCAGCCGGATATTGTTATGTTCGACCGGTTTATGATGGAAGAGCAATTTGGCTGGCGCGTGGATAAGTTTGCTCCCGAGGCACTGAAACTGCTCGATACCGAGGACTTGCAATGCCTGCGCGGCGCTCGCCATGAAGCGCACAAAGCGGGCCGTGAGTTTAGTCATAACGACCTACACGGTGATCTAGCCAAAAGAGAAATCGCCGCCATTTTACGCTGCGATTTGAGCTTGATTATCTCCAGCTACGAAATGCAGCTGTTAGAGCAGGTGTTCAAGGTTGATAGCGCCTTAGTGCATCATTTGCCGTTTATGGTTGATACCGCCGCGCTGCATTCGCATTGGCCGAGTTTTGAGCAACGCCAACACTTTATGACCATTGGTAATTTTCGCCACGCGCCAAATTGGGATGCGGTGCTGTATTTACAACAAATTTGGCCTCTTATTCGCAAACAGCTACCTAAGGCTGAGTTACATATCTACGGCTCATACCCACCGCCTAAGGCCACTGCATTACATAATCCGAAAACCGGTTTTATCATCAAGGGCTGGGCCGAAGATGCACATCAGGCCATGGGCTCGGCACGGGTATGTCTTGCGCCGCTGCGCTTTGGTGCGGGCATCAAAGGCAAATTACTCGAAGCCATGATCACCCGTACACCTTCGGTTACCACCGCCATTGGCGCTGAGGGCATGCATGGGGATTTGCCTTGGAATGGCGCCATTTGCAATGACGCGCAGCTGTTTGCCGATGCCGCAGTTAAGCTTTATCAACAACCCAGCGAATTTACTGCTGCACAACGTCATGGCGATGAGTTGCTGCAACGTTTTTATAACGGCGAAGCTCTCGGTAAGCAACTGATCACGGCTCTTGAAGGGATACGCGCCGATTTAGCTGGCCATCGCCGCAATAACTTCACCGGGCAAATGCTCAAACACCACACCATGCGCAGCACCCAATATATGGCGCAGTGGATTGAAGCGAAAAATTCATTTAAACCTTGA
- a CDS encoding LacI family DNA-binding transcriptional regulator, with product MIKKHPNDKITIFDVAEHAGVSKSTVSLVLTHSDKVSDKSKAKVERAIAELGYVYSRDAASLRSRRSRLVALVINDLTNPYSAQLAVGLEQYIYDLGLVPMLVNTGESFARQQQVVNTLKEYNVAAFVMCPAPATDKQWQNELIQSGFPVINIMREISLSSAPCILPDNRKGTFLAAEHLLSQAVQELAFIGGNSDISDYHERLAGFEQALSEHPSAVHSHIINSATTRQGGHQAFQKLRRQAPSVQAVVCFSDVIAYGFIEAMREVGLTPGKDIKVVGFDDLDDSALMTPALSSVRIDAAEIGRRTTAVLKEIMAGNKAPVRTLIDVELQVRESSL from the coding sequence ATGATAAAAAAGCACCCCAACGATAAAATCACCATATTTGATGTCGCCGAGCACGCAGGCGTATCAAAATCAACGGTCTCCTTAGTGCTCACCCACAGTGACAAGGTCAGTGATAAAAGTAAGGCAAAAGTCGAGCGCGCCATTGCCGAGTTGGGCTACGTATACAGCCGCGATGCGGCGTCGTTGCGCTCAAGGCGCTCTCGTTTAGTGGCTTTGGTGATTAATGATTTAACCAATCCGTATTCGGCGCAGTTAGCGGTGGGCTTGGAGCAATATATTTATGATTTAGGGCTCGTTCCCATGTTGGTTAACACCGGCGAGAGTTTTGCTCGCCAGCAACAAGTGGTCAACACCCTAAAAGAGTATAATGTCGCCGCATTTGTTATGTGCCCTGCGCCGGCAACGGATAAGCAATGGCAGAATGAGCTGATCCAAAGCGGCTTCCCAGTTATTAATATCATGCGCGAAATTAGCTTAAGCAGCGCGCCATGTATTTTGCCTGACAATCGCAAAGGCACATTTTTAGCCGCCGAACACCTCCTCAGCCAAGCGGTGCAGGAGCTAGCATTTATCGGCGGCAATAGTGATATCTCTGATTATCATGAGCGTCTCGCGGGGTTTGAACAAGCGCTCAGTGAGCACCCAAGCGCTGTACACAGCCACATCATTAACTCTGCGACGACACGCCAAGGCGGGCATCAAGCCTTTCAGAAACTGCGCCGCCAAGCACCCTCGGTGCAAGCGGTGGTGTGCTTTTCCGATGTCATCGCCTACGGCTTTATTGAGGCCATGCGCGAGGTTGGCTTGACCCCAGGGAAAGACATTAAAGTGGTGGGCTTTGATGATTTGGATGATTCGGCGTTGATGACCCCAGCGCTGAGCTCAGTGCGCATTGACGCTGCAGAAATCGGCCGACGCACCACGGCGGTGTTAAAAGAAATCATGGCAGGTAATAAAGCCCCTGTGCGCACCTTGATAGATGTTGAATTACAAGTACGGGAGTCAAGCCTATGA
- a CDS encoding SDR family oxidoreductase yields the protein MPQVLITGANRGIGLALVQEYCQQQWQIIATCRHPEQAQALQQLAQAHSNISIEALNIGDNEQIAALAEHYRDLAIDVLISNAGIYGPKGYSLANLDFAAWQQVMDINVLAPAKLAQAFFPHLARADSGVFAALSSKVGSHTENTKGGGYIYRSSKAALNSVVKSLSNDWREHGIKTVSLHPGWVRTQMGGPHALIDASDSARGLKQVIDSLQMSQSGGFYNYRAEHLPW from the coding sequence ATGCCCCAGGTTTTAATCACCGGTGCCAATCGCGGCATTGGCTTAGCCCTAGTACAAGAGTATTGTCAGCAGCAGTGGCAAATAATCGCAACCTGCCGCCATCCAGAGCAGGCGCAGGCCTTACAACAACTGGCGCAAGCGCACAGTAACATCAGCATTGAGGCGTTAAATATCGGCGATAATGAGCAAATCGCGGCGCTTGCAGAGCACTACCGTGACCTTGCGATTGATGTGCTGATCAGTAACGCCGGCATCTATGGCCCTAAAGGCTACAGCCTAGCTAATCTTGACTTTGCTGCTTGGCAACAGGTCATGGACATTAATGTGTTAGCACCGGCTAAACTGGCGCAAGCCTTTTTCCCGCATTTAGCGCGCGCCGACAGCGGCGTGTTTGCTGCGTTGTCATCAAAAGTAGGCAGCCACACCGAAAACACTAAAGGCGGTGGCTATATTTACCGCAGCTCTAAAGCTGCGTTGAACTCAGTGGTGAAAAGCCTGAGTAATGACTGGCGTGAACACGGCATTAAAACGGTGTCCTTACATCCGGGTTGGGTGCGTACACAAATGGGCGGACCCCATGCGCTTATTGATGCCAGTGACTCGGCCCGTGGCCTAAAACAAGTCATCGACTCGTTGCAGATGTCGCAAAGCGGCGGTTTTTATAACTATCGCGCAGAGCATTTACCTTGGTAA
- a CDS encoding alpha/beta hydrolase family protein, with translation MKKRFIASVLGLACTLSLNIHAAPSQAAAQSGYQMPSPELAQVVEAKLAPRSMLSPDGQYVALLERRRVESLQALAKPELKLAGIKLNPKNFSRSRVRNKYTALSFKAVDGSKSIEVDGLGEGIMRSPQWSSDSRYLSFVWETPDSATLWFYDIENQALQQLSDLALNSVVAAKPYQWLPDASGVIINHAINADKQAPEDDASTVVPVIQQTTGEKAPARTYQNLLTSPHDEALFKFYGQGQLYRVSLDGKATKVGKPALFRRFSVSPDSTNLLIGALNEPFSYQVPYYRFAATWSVWGMSGYERKQLAQQPLADNIPQGFDSVRTGPRDFEWRADKGATVIWAEAQDGGDMKTDVPHHDYVYSLSAPFKRKPKLFTKVERRFAGITWGNDTVATLSEWRFSDRMLRTWVIQPDDASSSPVLFSERSYNDAYKDPGNPIYTTNDLGARVMKVIGDRYVFLRGNGASEKGNIPFLDRYDVKTNSTQRLWQSEAPYYERVVGMLDDEGRRFITVRESKTEQPNLFIRDLDNNALTQLTEFPHPYPAFKGVQKEQLRYQRDDGVQLSGTLYLPPGYDPSQGSIPVLMWAYPLEYKDKGVASQVRESPYEFTYIGYWGPMPYLAKGIAVFDDPKMPIVGVDGKEPNDTFRKQLVASAQAAVDVLVEKGVADKDNIAIAGHSYGAFMVANLLAHSDLFKAGIARSGAYNRTLTPFGFQGEERNFWEGQDVYANMSPFFHVDKINEPMLMIHGKEDPNSGTFPMQSERMYAAMKGLGKDARLVMLPYEAHGYRARKSLLHVLWEQEQWLDKYLLNTPSE, from the coding sequence ATGAAAAAACGCTTTATTGCCAGTGTGTTGGGCTTAGCTTGTACGCTAAGCCTCAACATTCATGCAGCCCCTTCACAGGCTGCGGCACAATCGGGCTATCAAATGCCCTCGCCAGAGCTGGCGCAAGTCGTAGAAGCGAAACTTGCACCCCGGTCGATGTTATCTCCTGATGGCCAATATGTGGCCTTACTTGAGCGTCGTCGAGTTGAAAGCTTGCAAGCATTGGCTAAACCGGAGCTCAAGCTCGCTGGTATTAAACTAAATCCAAAGAACTTCTCTCGCTCTCGCGTACGTAATAAATACACGGCGTTAAGCTTTAAGGCAGTGGATGGCAGCAAGAGTATCGAAGTCGACGGTTTAGGTGAGGGTATTATGCGCTCACCGCAATGGTCCAGTGATAGTCGCTACCTTAGTTTTGTGTGGGAAACTCCAGATAGCGCCACATTGTGGTTTTATGATATTGAAAACCAGGCACTGCAGCAGCTTTCAGATTTAGCCCTGAACTCAGTGGTGGCAGCTAAGCCCTATCAGTGGCTACCCGATGCCAGCGGGGTGATTATCAACCATGCTATCAATGCCGATAAACAAGCCCCTGAAGATGATGCCAGTACCGTGGTGCCGGTGATCCAGCAAACCACAGGGGAAAAAGCACCGGCCCGTACCTATCAAAACTTGCTCACCAGCCCTCATGACGAAGCGTTATTCAAGTTTTACGGGCAAGGGCAGCTGTATCGCGTTAGCCTCGATGGCAAGGCGACAAAAGTAGGTAAACCCGCGTTATTTCGTCGCTTTAGTGTTTCACCCGATAGCACCAATCTCTTGATTGGCGCATTGAATGAGCCGTTTTCTTATCAGGTGCCTTATTATCGCTTCGCCGCGACTTGGTCTGTCTGGGGCATGAGTGGCTATGAGCGTAAACAGCTGGCGCAACAGCCACTGGCGGATAATATTCCCCAGGGCTTTGACAGTGTGCGCACCGGCCCTCGTGACTTTGAATGGCGTGCTGATAAAGGGGCAACGGTGATCTGGGCTGAGGCTCAAGATGGCGGCGATATGAAAACCGATGTGCCGCACCATGATTACGTTTATAGCTTGAGTGCACCGTTTAAGCGTAAACCTAAGCTGTTTACTAAAGTAGAGCGTCGTTTCGCTGGTATTACTTGGGGTAACGATACGGTGGCAACCCTCAGTGAATGGCGCTTTAGCGATCGCATGTTACGTACTTGGGTTATTCAACCTGACGATGCATCCAGCTCACCGGTGCTTTTCTCAGAGCGCAGCTATAACGACGCCTACAAAGACCCCGGTAATCCGATTTACACCACCAACGACCTCGGCGCTCGAGTAATGAAAGTCATCGGCGACCGCTATGTGTTTTTACGCGGTAATGGTGCTTCAGAAAAGGGCAATATTCCGTTTCTAGACCGCTATGATGTAAAAACCAACAGCACCCAGCGGTTGTGGCAAAGTGAAGCGCCTTATTATGAGCGCGTGGTGGGGATGCTTGATGATGAAGGGCGCCGTTTTATCACCGTGCGTGAGTCAAAAACCGAGCAGCCTAATTTATTTATTCGTGATTTAGACAATAATGCGTTAACTCAGCTGACCGAGTTCCCGCACCCGTACCCGGCATTTAAAGGGGTGCAAAAAGAGCAACTGCGTTATCAGCGCGATGACGGTGTTCAGCTCTCGGGTACTCTGTATCTACCTCCAGGTTATGACCCTTCACAGGGCAGCATTCCGGTACTGATGTGGGCCTATCCACTTGAGTATAAAGATAAAGGCGTGGCTTCTCAGGTGCGGGAGTCGCCCTATGAATTCACCTATATCGGCTATTGGGGCCCAATGCCGTATCTCGCTAAAGGTATTGCCGTGTTTGATGACCCGAAAATGCCCATTGTCGGCGTGGATGGCAAAGAGCCTAACGACACCTTCCGTAAACAGTTAGTAGCCAGCGCCCAAGCAGCGGTGGATGTACTGGTAGAAAAAGGCGTCGCCGATAAAGACAACATCGCTATCGCCGGGCACTCTTATGGCGCCTTTATGGTGGCTAACTTGCTTGCCCATAGCGACTTGTTCAAAGCAGGAATTGCCCGCAGTGGCGCTTATAACCGCACCCTAACGCCATTCGGCTTCCAAGGTGAAGAGCGTAACTTCTGGGAAGGGCAAGACGTGTACGCCAACATGTCGCCATTTTTCCATGTCGATAAGATTAACGAACCGATGTTGATGATCCATGGCAAGGAAGATCCCAACAGCGGTACCTTCCCCATGCAAAGTGAACGTATGTATGCGGCGATGAAGGGCCTAGGTAAGGATGCTCGTTTGGTAATGCTGCCTTACGAGGCCCACGGCTACCGTGCCCGTAAGAGCCTGCTTCATGTTTTATGGGAGCAAGAGCAGTGGCTAGATAAGTATCTGCTCAATACCCCTAGCGAATAA